One genomic window of Bradyrhizobium sp. CCGE-LA001 includes the following:
- a CDS encoding undecaprenyl-phosphate glucose phosphotransferase → MAVVDAGLILVSGIGCAVGYHLATAGTLGKADVYAAASVLVAVNFILLTIVQQGYRLKTVTDLPRTFRMTLTTWTFLFGALLAIAFTMKVSDEFSRGTTISFYLVGLAVLLGWKIVAARWTAHALRTGAFANGRAIMIAEFGLASASNAVDDLGQHGYRLMRVMEIPPKDLASPLLLSSLAPRFEELINYAREHRIEHVFLLINWSRQHAIDSILDVLKILPIPVHLVPDANTARFLRYPLVGTGNTFTAELRRAPLSYRERALKRALDLSGASLALLVFGPVMLVTAVLIKLSSKGPVFFRQTRHGFGGRAFRIFKFRTMRVLEDGPTIVQAQKNDPRVTPIGKWLRKTSIDELPQLLNVLKGDMSLVGPRPHAAAHNTEYEQIIGNYAFRHHVKPGITGWAQVNGYRGETRTLDLMQKRVEYDLWYINNWSLWLDIKIMLRTAIVSLRLSAAH, encoded by the coding sequence ATGGCCGTGGTCGATGCGGGACTGATTCTGGTCAGCGGGATCGGCTGCGCGGTCGGCTATCACCTCGCCACCGCGGGCACGCTCGGCAAGGCGGATGTCTACGCGGCGGCGAGCGTGCTGGTGGCGGTCAATTTCATCCTGCTGACCATCGTGCAGCAGGGCTATCGCCTGAAGACGGTCACCGACCTGCCCCGCACGTTCCGGATGACGCTGACGACGTGGACCTTCCTGTTCGGCGCGCTGCTGGCGATCGCCTTCACGATGAAGGTCAGCGACGAGTTCTCCCGCGGCACCACGATCTCGTTCTATCTGGTCGGCCTTGCCGTGCTGCTCGGCTGGAAGATCGTGGCCGCGCGCTGGACCGCGCACGCCTTGCGCACCGGCGCCTTCGCCAACGGGCGGGCGATCATGATCGCCGAGTTCGGCCTGGCGAGCGCGTCCAACGCGGTCGACGACCTCGGCCAGCACGGCTACCGCCTGATGCGGGTGATGGAGATCCCCCCTAAGGATCTGGCCTCGCCGCTGCTGCTGTCCTCGCTCGCGCCGCGCTTCGAGGAGCTGATCAATTACGCGCGCGAGCACCGGATCGAGCACGTCTTCCTGCTGATCAACTGGAGCCGGCAGCACGCGATCGACAGCATCCTGGACGTGCTGAAGATCCTCCCCATCCCCGTGCATCTGGTGCCGGACGCCAACACGGCGCGCTTCCTGCGCTATCCGCTGGTCGGCACCGGCAACACCTTCACCGCCGAGCTGCGCCGCGCCCCGCTCTCCTATCGCGAACGCGCGCTCAAGCGCGCGCTGGACCTTTCCGGCGCCAGCCTGGCGCTGCTGGTGTTCGGGCCGGTGATGCTGGTGACGGCGGTGCTGATCAAGTTGAGCTCGAAGGGCCCGGTGTTCTTCCGCCAGACCCGCCACGGCTTCGGCGGGCGCGCGTTCCGGATCTTCAAGTTCCGCACCATGCGCGTGCTCGAGGACGGCCCGACGATCGTGCAGGCGCAGAAGAACGACCCGCGCGTCACGCCCATCGGCAAATGGCTGCGCAAGACCTCGATCGACGAGCTGCCGCAGCTCCTCAACGTGCTCAAGGGCGACATGTCGCTGGTCGGCCCGCGCCCGCACGCGGCCGCCCACAACACCGAATATGAGCAGATCATCGGCAACTACGCCTTCCGCCACCACGTCAAGCCCGGCATCACCGGCTGGGCCCAGGTTAACGGTTATCGCGGAGAAACCCGCACGCTGGACCTGATGCAGAAGCGCGTGGAGTATGACCTGTGGTACATCAACAATTGGAGCTTGTGGCTGGATATCAAGATCATGCTGCGAACAGCGATCGTCAGTCTTCGACTAAGTGCCGCGCACTAG
- a CDS encoding glycosyltransferase family 1 protein, whose protein sequence is MRALASSDRYSFNFYGSHEEHEGIKVFTGNEHISVYPLRFRTFGKIWRLSGYWRAVLDPRIKGLIVHAHPYMPAAWAMIVVAKLMRKKTIFWAHGWLKHEPLLRRKIRSLFYSQADAVLTYATRAIAVAQAEGYTGKNIIPIGNSLDWDKGQAVLSGILTDPDKRTTSFRRLFPNPSLPLIICSARLTSACRFDLLMNAARLCAERGSPFNVLLIGDGPERSALEKLASDHKLNVFFYGACYNEEILGEATYQSDLTVSPGKVGLTAIQSLTYGTPVITHGDLDSQMPEVETIEPGKTGAFFRRDSAQDLAEVIDKWLSAGRDRATVRSDCMKVIQARWNPHAQKRAIEGALDRVFGQSNDTIVGSTPTVRQEC, encoded by the coding sequence ATGCGAGCGCTAGCTAGCAGCGATCGCTATTCGTTTAATTTCTACGGATCCCACGAAGAACATGAAGGCATCAAAGTTTTCACCGGCAACGAACACATTTCCGTTTACCCTCTGCGATTCCGGACCTTCGGCAAGATCTGGAGACTAAGCGGATATTGGCGCGCCGTTCTCGACCCTCGTATCAAGGGCTTAATAGTGCATGCGCATCCATACATGCCAGCCGCTTGGGCGATGATCGTCGTTGCCAAGTTGATGCGAAAAAAAACAATATTCTGGGCGCACGGGTGGCTGAAGCATGAACCGCTACTTAGACGAAAAATTAGAAGTCTCTTCTATAGCCAGGCAGATGCTGTTCTGACATACGCGACCAGAGCGATAGCGGTTGCTCAAGCTGAAGGATACACTGGGAAGAATATCATCCCAATTGGGAACTCGCTCGATTGGGACAAAGGTCAGGCGGTGCTCTCAGGAATCCTTACTGATCCAGATAAGAGGACCACGAGTTTCAGACGCCTTTTCCCAAACCCTTCCCTTCCTTTGATTATTTGTTCGGCCCGTCTGACGTCCGCGTGTCGATTCGATCTGCTGATGAACGCTGCGAGACTATGCGCAGAACGAGGATCTCCTTTCAATGTACTCCTAATCGGAGATGGGCCGGAAAGATCGGCTCTCGAAAAGCTAGCGTCTGATCACAAGCTCAACGTCTTTTTCTACGGCGCATGCTACAATGAAGAAATCCTTGGCGAAGCTACGTACCAATCAGACCTTACCGTATCGCCCGGCAAAGTGGGGCTGACTGCTATTCAAAGCCTAACCTACGGCACACCCGTGATCACACACGGAGACCTCGATTCACAAATGCCGGAGGTTGAAACTATCGAACCCGGGAAAACCGGCGCCTTTTTCAGAAGAGACAGTGCGCAAGATCTCGCCGAGGTCATCGACAAATGGCTCAGCGCTGGCCGCGATCGAGCAACTGTTCGATCGGACTGCATGAAGGTAATCCAGGCTCGGTGGAATCCTCATGCGCAGAAGCGAGCCATCGAAGGGGCATTGGATCGGGTCTTTGGCCAGTCCAACGACACAATCGTTGGCTCGACTCCTACGGTAAGACAAGAATGCTGA
- a CDS encoding oligosaccharide flippase family protein, giving the protein MAETLCSTAILFLLYRIVVIKLGLEALGIWSLVLATTSLMRLADAGTASGLVRFIATAREEERKSTARDYIDTAILTNLALYVLLALAFYLPAKQGIPLAIRTPAAALEAQGLLPYALASFVLGNIAATTNSTLVGLHRSDLKSAVIIGGLLIQAMSSVVLIPQFGLAGLAQAQILQSCFCIITNLIIAKYILYKTVGVLVPHRWNWHSFKELVRFGSQLQAAGLIVFLYDPISKFLMSMFGGLEAAGLFEVANRLVFQTRAIVISPIQSLVPAFASAKVNAPDRVAGLYTSSMGVTMTLGIPAFALLTLASPLASLALIGNINELFILFVALLAFGWLANLLSVPAYFMGIGVGQLRWNILGNSLITATCGSTGLVLGWTFGAIGVGCAAALAQAIGALVIIVMNCRDQQVRRLPGPVAAWRTLLIRLNPPISMSERSTKP; this is encoded by the coding sequence GTGGCCGAGACACTCTGCTCGACCGCAATCCTATTTCTCCTTTACCGCATAGTCGTGATCAAGCTGGGCCTTGAAGCTTTAGGTATCTGGTCGCTGGTTTTGGCAACTACCTCACTAATGCGGCTTGCCGACGCGGGCACAGCATCCGGCCTCGTTCGCTTCATCGCGACGGCCCGTGAGGAAGAACGAAAATCGACCGCTCGCGACTACATCGATACGGCGATTCTCACGAATTTAGCGCTGTACGTCTTGCTTGCTCTTGCCTTCTACCTTCCGGCGAAGCAAGGCATCCCACTGGCCATTCGAACGCCAGCAGCGGCCTTGGAAGCTCAGGGCCTGCTTCCGTACGCGTTGGCGTCCTTTGTGCTCGGCAACATTGCCGCAACGACCAATTCCACCCTCGTAGGACTACATCGTTCCGATCTCAAAAGCGCGGTAATCATTGGCGGGCTTTTGATCCAGGCAATGTCCTCTGTTGTGCTGATCCCGCAATTCGGACTGGCCGGACTTGCACAAGCACAAATTCTGCAGAGTTGCTTTTGCATCATCACGAATCTGATTATCGCCAAGTATATTCTATACAAGACAGTGGGAGTTCTGGTTCCGCATCGCTGGAATTGGCATTCTTTTAAAGAATTGGTTCGATTCGGATCTCAACTACAGGCAGCTGGCCTTATTGTCTTCCTGTACGACCCGATCAGCAAGTTCTTGATGTCGATGTTTGGAGGACTGGAGGCGGCAGGCCTCTTCGAAGTAGCAAATCGTCTTGTCTTCCAAACTCGAGCAATAGTCATTTCGCCGATCCAAAGCTTGGTCCCGGCATTTGCTTCAGCAAAAGTAAACGCACCTGATCGCGTCGCTGGGCTGTACACCTCTTCGATGGGCGTCACCATGACTCTAGGTATTCCCGCGTTTGCACTTCTTACCCTTGCCTCTCCATTGGCGAGCCTAGCCCTCATTGGGAACATCAACGAGCTATTTATTCTTTTCGTGGCGCTGCTCGCATTCGGCTGGCTTGCAAACCTGCTATCGGTGCCAGCGTACTTCATGGGAATAGGTGTCGGTCAACTGAGATGGAACATCCTTGGTAACTCGCTGATCACAGCCACGTGTGGCTCTACGGGCCTTGTACTGGGATGGACTTTTGGAGCGATTGGGGTCGGTTGCGCAGCAGCACTCGCCCAAGCGATTGGCGCCCTTGTCATCATAGTGATGAATTGTCGGGATCAGCAGGTAAGGCGGCTTCCCGGACCAGTAGCAGCATGGCGAACCTTACTAATTCGCCTGAACCCTCCAATTTCGATGAGTGAGAGATCGACGAAGCCTTAA
- a CDS encoding glycosyltransferase family 2 protein, producing the protein MVNLAIIILAYNEELHLARALEGVVGIAKEIFVIDSGSKDRTREIAEVYGAVVIEHPFVNYAKQFQWALENAPITSDWVMRLDADEIVEADLATEIVEKLPTLPREVVGINLKRKLIFMNRTIKHGGRGTLVLLRLWRRGYGRIEDRWMDEHMIIHGGRTVTFEGGFADCNLNNLSFFTDKHNKYATREAIDALNQRLGFMKRDDSLSIEASSHQAAVKRFVKEKFYNRVPFQLSALAYFLYRFVFRLGFLDGKEGAIYHVLQGFWYRFLVGAKLEELSRAIRGHRTPSEIRDTLTRLTGLTLH; encoded by the coding sequence ATGGTTAATCTCGCTATCATTATCCTAGCTTATAACGAAGAGCTACATCTCGCACGCGCTCTTGAAGGCGTAGTTGGGATCGCAAAAGAAATCTTCGTGATCGACTCCGGCTCGAAGGATCGAACGCGAGAGATTGCCGAGGTGTACGGTGCAGTCGTAATAGAACATCCGTTCGTGAACTATGCCAAGCAATTTCAATGGGCGCTGGAGAACGCACCTATTACATCGGACTGGGTTATGAGACTCGACGCGGACGAGATCGTGGAGGCTGATCTGGCGACCGAAATAGTGGAGAAACTGCCAACCCTTCCTAGGGAAGTTGTTGGGATTAATCTAAAGCGCAAGCTCATTTTCATGAATCGTACAATTAAGCACGGCGGGCGGGGAACCCTCGTTCTTTTGCGGCTTTGGCGCCGAGGCTATGGACGCATAGAAGACCGATGGATGGACGAGCACATGATCATCCATGGAGGCAGGACAGTAACCTTCGAAGGTGGCTTCGCTGATTGCAATCTCAACAACCTCAGCTTCTTTACCGACAAGCACAACAAATACGCGACCCGCGAAGCGATCGATGCGCTTAATCAGCGCCTAGGCTTCATGAAACGCGACGACTCTCTTTCGATCGAAGCAAGTTCGCATCAAGCCGCTGTCAAGCGATTCGTAAAAGAAAAGTTTTACAATCGAGTCCCATTTCAGCTCAGCGCGCTCGCTTACTTTCTCTACCGTTTCGTCTTCAGGTTGGGTTTTCTCGACGGAAAGGAGGGTGCCATCTATCATGTATTGCAGGGCTTCTGGTACCGCTTTCTGGTTGGTGCCAAACTCGAAGAGCTAAGCCGAGCGATACGAGGACACAGAACACCGAGCGAAATTCGTGACACTCTGACGCGATTAACGGGGCTTACGCTACATTGA
- a CDS encoding right-handed parallel beta-helix repeat-containing protein, giving the protein MTIERPSLRSIAKAFGGHARFVMLATTVLVSEARAAEHLIQMRGGDFSSFQEALGQARAYRSANPEATIVVQLPPKIFLDRTITLDQRDSGTKAGDMIFRGALGEGTRISGGAVLEASDPDPKVIDRVPSETRTQIRAYGLGKAAAVALPAFASHSSFNPVRPGRLFVFQGDRRMNPARWPTSGYEQHPRIEPFGTDGTVSVALMNAPAHLADERDVWVAGYWGWNWWYEFSPVRSLNSTHLILAKPAAPVRASARFALVNVAAGLDAPGKFYIDKADARIYVVASSNEAKDTPSIPVVDTLIRITKAENITFENIAFEKSIGSTIVAEGSRRLVFRECYVGQSGTFGLLIDGGIDNRVERCVIDDTGYGGISISGGDLNTLTPSGHVIENCRISHFGVVLPSYQPGVRIAGVGVTVSSNEIFQAPHSGIIFFGNDHRILGNVLHDVVLDSEDAGAIYGGRNWTYQGNVIASNFLYDITNRIGSALIRGIYLDDQLSGTTVTNNVFVNVDEAILIGGGRDNLVEGNLGLHSRSSLIRVDARGLGWQANMVAPGGLLWKSLQVGLQRSNALAKKYSGFSTILTDSPGAPIGNRLVHNFSDKVPVVRYTDAAARYIVESESTTVHVDVERFPASLSTEPSVSSGIEETRRNIAATISNIASLPFRAKAN; this is encoded by the coding sequence ATGACAATCGAACGCCCTTCTCTCCGATCCATCGCGAAAGCATTCGGGGGGCACGCGAGGTTTGTGATGCTCGCAACTACTGTCTTAGTGTCCGAGGCTCGCGCGGCCGAGCACCTCATTCAAATGAGGGGCGGAGATTTTTCATCTTTTCAGGAAGCGCTAGGGCAAGCTCGCGCCTATCGAAGCGCCAATCCAGAAGCAACAATCGTTGTGCAACTCCCCCCAAAGATATTCCTTGATCGAACCATAACGCTTGACCAGCGCGACTCCGGTACAAAAGCAGGGGATATGATCTTTCGCGGTGCATTGGGAGAAGGAACAAGAATATCGGGGGGCGCAGTGCTCGAGGCCAGCGACCCCGATCCAAAAGTGATCGATCGCGTGCCTTCGGAGACCCGAACCCAGATTCGAGCTTACGGGCTCGGAAAGGCAGCGGCTGTCGCGCTCCCGGCTTTCGCTTCTCATAGCAGTTTCAATCCTGTTCGACCGGGTCGCTTGTTTGTCTTCCAGGGCGATCGCCGGATGAACCCAGCCCGTTGGCCCACCAGTGGTTACGAGCAACACCCGAGAATTGAGCCCTTCGGCACTGACGGCACCGTCTCCGTCGCTCTGATGAACGCTCCAGCACACCTCGCTGACGAACGCGACGTGTGGGTCGCCGGATACTGGGGGTGGAATTGGTGGTACGAGTTTTCGCCGGTTCGATCACTCAACAGCACACATTTGATCCTCGCAAAGCCGGCAGCACCAGTCCGGGCATCAGCGCGGTTCGCGCTCGTCAACGTCGCCGCAGGCCTTGACGCTCCCGGCAAATTTTATATCGATAAGGCTGACGCTCGCATTTATGTCGTCGCATCGTCCAACGAAGCGAAGGACACACCGTCGATACCGGTGGTCGACACACTCATCAGGATCACGAAGGCAGAAAACATTACATTCGAGAACATTGCTTTCGAGAAATCTATAGGATCGACTATCGTCGCAGAGGGATCCAGGCGACTTGTATTCCGCGAATGTTACGTCGGACAAAGCGGCACGTTTGGTCTTTTGATCGACGGCGGGATCGACAATAGAGTCGAGCGTTGCGTCATCGACGACACTGGGTACGGCGGCATTTCTATTAGCGGCGGAGATCTGAATACACTGACGCCTTCCGGCCATGTAATCGAAAATTGTCGGATATCGCACTTTGGCGTGGTGCTTCCGAGCTATCAACCAGGCGTTCGCATAGCCGGCGTGGGTGTCACCGTCAGCAGCAACGAAATTTTCCAGGCTCCGCACTCAGGTATCATTTTCTTCGGCAATGACCATCGGATCTTGGGCAACGTCCTGCACGACGTCGTGCTCGACAGTGAGGATGCTGGCGCCATTTATGGCGGAAGGAACTGGACCTACCAGGGCAATGTGATTGCTTCGAACTTCTTGTATGATATCACAAACAGGATTGGCTCAGCGCTGATCCGCGGTATCTATCTTGACGACCAGCTCTCTGGAACAACCGTTACCAACAACGTTTTCGTCAACGTCGACGAAGCAATTCTAATCGGTGGAGGACGCGACAACTTGGTCGAGGGCAATCTTGGCCTGCATAGTCGTAGCAGCCTCATTCGGGTTGACGCGCGCGGACTAGGCTGGCAGGCGAACATGGTCGCGCCAGGCGGCTTGCTTTGGAAAAGCCTGCAGGTCGGATTGCAGCGCTCAAATGCGCTAGCGAAGAAATATTCGGGCTTCTCGACAATCCTTACCGACAGTCCGGGAGCCCCCATCGGTAATCGCTTGGTCCACAACTTTTCCGACAAGGTCCCGGTTGTTCGATATACCGATGCTGCCGCCCGTTACATTGTGGAGTCGGAGTCGACAACTGTTCATGTCGACGTCGAACGTTTCCCCGCATCTTTATCGACAGAGCCTTCAGTAAGTAGCGGAATAGAGGAGACTAGGAGAAACATCGCAGCCACCATTTCGAACATCGCCTCTCTGCCATTTCGTGCAAAGGCCAATTGA
- a CDS encoding polysaccharide biosynthesis tyrosine autokinase — protein sequence MLQVNKPTSEINRDFTEADGSPSQTLTSYLDIIRRQFPTMVAIVSACVILALLYLFTAAPLFTSTASMVIDTRKVQLFQQQSVLGDISIDSATVETQVEILKSENISLAVIRDQHLIDDPEFTGAGGGLLGTVIGAISSLFSDGKALSEFELTRKALERFERNRTIKRLGLTYVMEIGFTSKDPAKAARIANAIADAYIVDSLEAKYQATRRASVWLQDRIKELRTQASAAQKAVVDFKTANNIVDTGGRLMNEQQLAEVNSQLIMAHAATAEAKARLDRMNDILKQDIPDANVADALKNETIVKLRAQYVDLASKESIWSTKYGHDHLAALNLRNQMAEIKRNITAELKRIQESYKSDYDIAVTREEAIKSSLANVVSESQLTNQAQVQLRELESNAQSYQAMYDNFLQRYMESVQQQSFPITEARVISAATTPLLKSHPKTMIILAAALLGGLMLSFGAAMARELSDNVFRTTGQVEEVLGANCIAILPALGAPSTGFGARRAKSENAPQPDLLRYVVNNPLSRFSEAVRSLKVAVDLNSIVRENRVLAATSTLPNEGKSTLSTNLAQLMAHGGARVILVDADLRNPSLSRALVPDAKIGLVDVVAQKVKLEDAVVIDPDTKLSILPAGITSKLLHTNEILASKAMHALVTQLRSRFDYVVLDMPPMAPVVDVRVTTSYVDSYVFVVEWGKTKTDVVQHNLRNAIEIQDKLLGVVLNKADTKVLARYESYHGRYYYQKYYARYGYVE from the coding sequence ATGTTGCAGGTGAATAAGCCGACCTCGGAGATCAACCGTGATTTCACCGAGGCCGACGGCTCTCCGTCGCAGACGCTGACCTCCTACCTCGACATTATCAGGCGCCAGTTCCCGACCATGGTCGCGATCGTCTCGGCCTGCGTGATCCTGGCGCTGCTCTATCTCTTCACCGCCGCGCCACTGTTCACCTCCACCGCCTCGATGGTGATCGACACCCGCAAGGTGCAGCTGTTCCAGCAGCAATCCGTGCTCGGCGACATCTCTATCGATTCCGCGACGGTGGAGACCCAGGTCGAAATTCTAAAATCCGAGAACATTAGCCTGGCCGTGATCCGCGACCAGCACCTGATCGATGATCCCGAATTCACCGGCGCGGGCGGCGGTCTGCTTGGGACCGTGATCGGCGCCATTTCCAGCCTATTCTCCGACGGAAAAGCTCTGTCCGAATTCGAGTTAACCCGCAAGGCGCTTGAGCGGTTCGAGAGGAACCGCACGATTAAGCGCCTCGGCCTCACCTATGTGATGGAGATCGGATTCACTTCGAAAGACCCAGCCAAGGCCGCGCGCATCGCCAACGCGATCGCCGACGCCTATATCGTCGACTCGCTCGAAGCCAAGTACCAAGCCACTCGCCGCGCCAGCGTCTGGCTGCAGGACCGCATCAAGGAGCTGCGCACCCAGGCCTCTGCTGCACAGAAGGCGGTGGTGGATTTCAAGACCGCCAACAACATCGTCGATACTGGCGGTCGGCTGATGAATGAGCAGCAGCTCGCCGAGGTGAACAGCCAGCTCATCATGGCGCATGCGGCCACGGCCGAGGCCAAGGCGCGGCTTGACCGCATGAATGACATTCTCAAGCAAGATATTCCTGACGCAAACGTCGCAGATGCGCTCAAGAACGAAACAATCGTCAAGCTGCGTGCGCAATATGTCGACTTGGCCTCCAAGGAGTCAATTTGGTCAACTAAGTATGGTCACGATCACTTGGCGGCTCTCAACCTGCGCAATCAAATGGCAGAAATTAAGAGGAACATCACAGCAGAACTCAAACGTATCCAGGAGTCCTACAAGAGTGACTACGACATCGCGGTGACGCGCGAAGAAGCCATAAAGTCGAGTCTCGCCAACGTGGTCTCGGAATCGCAGCTTACCAATCAGGCGCAGGTGCAGCTACGCGAACTCGAGAGCAACGCCCAGTCCTATCAGGCGATGTATGACAACTTCCTACAGCGCTACATGGAAAGTGTGCAGCAGCAGTCTTTCCCGATCACCGAAGCGCGCGTTATCAGCGCGGCTACGACGCCGCTTCTGAAGAGCCATCCGAAAACGATGATCATTTTGGCAGCGGCGCTGCTAGGCGGGTTGATGCTTAGTTTCGGGGCCGCAATGGCTCGGGAATTGTCGGATAACGTCTTCCGGACTACAGGCCAAGTGGAGGAAGTGCTCGGCGCAAACTGTATTGCTATTCTGCCGGCGCTCGGCGCCCCCTCAACGGGATTCGGCGCAAGACGCGCAAAAAGTGAGAACGCTCCGCAGCCCGATCTATTGCGTTACGTTGTCAACAATCCGCTCTCGCGCTTCTCCGAGGCTGTCCGCTCGCTAAAGGTAGCGGTGGATCTTAACTCGATCGTGCGTGAGAACCGGGTGCTGGCAGCGACTTCGACCCTGCCTAACGAGGGCAAAAGCACACTCTCGACCAACCTTGCTCAGTTGATGGCGCATGGCGGTGCGCGAGTGATTTTGGTCGACGCCGACTTACGCAATCCCTCCCTGTCGCGTGCCTTGGTGCCGGACGCAAAGATCGGCTTGGTCGACGTCGTTGCGCAGAAGGTCAAGCTTGAAGACGCCGTGGTGATCGATCCTGACACTAAGCTATCGATCTTGCCGGCCGGAATCACCTCGAAGCTGCTGCACACCAACGAGATTCTGGCCTCGAAAGCGATGCACGCGCTGGTTACCCAATTGCGGTCGAGATTCGACTACGTGGTGCTGGATATGCCGCCGATGGCACCGGTCGTCGATGTACGAGTCACAACGTCCTATGTCGACTCTTACGTGTTCGTTGTGGAGTGGGGCAAAACCAAGACGGATGTCGTCCAGCATAACCTCCGTAACGCGATCGAGATCCAGGACAAGCTGCTCGGAGTGGTGCTGAATAAGGCCGATACTAAGGTACTAGCGCGTTATGAGTCCTACCACGGTCGCTACTATTACCAGAAATACTACGCACGCTATGGGTATGTCGAATAG
- a CDS encoding O-antigen ligase family protein: MPAAFILLFVAAGAPFPFGSTNDLSIAFWCLCLGIAVIFAPTRDLRTPHLWLLAGIGVIVAAYGFVLHEQLSDHPWVAPFQPIWKQASDLLGVPIAPSASIVKNEAFFALGAPLANILAIVLGITVGADRMRARRLLWVIAISGAAYALYGVASFLIEPTMILWRDKTAYLGSVTGTFINRNTAAAYFGSAAVIWMLLILEDVRRRLPERHIEWWRLSLDLRTIPPREILPQLGCLLICLMAMFMTTSRAGVGLSLLAMIVAFTLFLRKDLPPRTGIWISLGAGAAVALGLLQLLGGRVSSRFDSQGLVDEGRIEAWKSTLRIIADNPWFGTGMGTFQWAFPPYRSPNISIRGVWDAAHSTPLELASEVGIPMALLVALGWAIMLLVLARGVFGRRRDVIIPLAAAATATLSLLHSCLDFTLQVPGYSIPFFALFGAGLAQSFSSREARKAAEASATSRRGEGLTATAGAAPRALPELHKSV; this comes from the coding sequence TTGCCCGCGGCCTTCATCCTGCTCTTCGTCGCCGCCGGCGCGCCGTTCCCGTTCGGCTCGACCAATGATCTGTCGATCGCGTTCTGGTGCCTGTGTCTCGGGATCGCGGTGATCTTCGCGCCGACGCGCGATCTGCGCACGCCGCATCTGTGGCTGCTCGCCGGCATCGGCGTCATCGTCGCCGCTTACGGCTTCGTGCTGCATGAGCAGCTCTCCGACCATCCTTGGGTGGCGCCGTTTCAGCCGATCTGGAAGCAGGCCTCGGACCTGCTCGGCGTGCCAATCGCCCCGTCGGCATCGATCGTCAAGAACGAGGCGTTCTTCGCACTCGGCGCGCCGCTCGCCAACATCCTCGCCATCGTGCTCGGCATCACCGTCGGTGCCGATCGGATGCGCGCGCGCCGGCTCTTGTGGGTGATCGCGATCTCGGGCGCGGCCTACGCGCTCTACGGCGTCGCCTCGTTCCTGATCGAGCCGACCATGATCCTATGGCGGGACAAGACGGCCTATCTCGGCAGCGTCACCGGCACCTTCATCAACCGCAACACGGCGGCGGCCTATTTCGGCTCGGCTGCGGTGATCTGGATGCTGCTGATCCTGGAGGACGTCCGCCGCCGCCTGCCCGAGCGGCACATCGAATGGTGGCGCCTGTCGCTCGATCTGCGCACGATCCCGCCGAGAGAGATCCTGCCGCAGCTCGGCTGCCTGCTGATCTGCCTGATGGCGATGTTCATGACGACCTCGCGCGCCGGCGTCGGCCTGTCGCTGCTCGCGATGATCGTCGCCTTCACGCTGTTCCTGCGCAAGGACCTGCCACCGCGCACCGGCATCTGGATCTCGCTCGGCGCGGGCGCAGCCGTCGCGCTCGGCCTGTTGCAACTGCTCGGCGGCCGCGTCTCCAGCCGCTTTGATAGCCAGGGCCTCGTCGACGAGGGCCGCATCGAGGCCTGGAAATCGACGCTGCGGATCATCGCAGACAACCCCTGGTTCGGCACCGGCATGGGCACCTTCCAATGGGCCTTCCCGCCGTATCGCAGTCCCAACATCTCGATTCGCGGCGTCTGGGATGCCGCGCATTCGACGCCGCTGGAGCTTGCCTCCGAGGTAGGCATTCCCATGGCGCTGCTGGTGGCGCTCGGCTGGGCCATCATGCTGCTCGTGCTGGCCAGGGGCGTGTTCGGCCGGCGGCGCGATGTCATCATCCCGCTGGCGGCTGCGGCCACGGCGACGCTGTCGCTGCTGCATTCGTGCCTGGACTTCACGCTCCAGGTGCCCGGCTACAGCATTCCGTTCTTTGCGCTTTTCGGCGCGGGCCTGGCGCAATCCTTCTCGAGCCGGGAGGCCCGGAAGGCCGCTGAGGCCAGCGCCACCAGCCGGCGAGGCGAGGGGCTCACCGCAACCGCTGGCGCGGCCCCGCGCGCGCTGCCCGAGCTTCATAAAAGTGTCTAG